GCAGCTGCTGCACTGGATTCATCAATCCGGTACCGCTGATTTTGCTGCGATGAGCGACTTGGCAAAAAGTTTGCGTGAAAAACTCGCTGCGATGGCGGTTATCGAATTGCCGCAAATCACATATGACTCCGTAGCCGCAGACGGTACTCGCAAATGGCTGCTGTCCGTCGGCTCCGGCAATGGCATAGAAACTGTCTTCATACCGGAAGCAAATCGCGGTACGCTATGCGTTTCCAGTCAGGTAGGGTGCGCTTTGGCATGTACCTTCTGCTCAACCGGGAAACAAGGCTTTAATCGTAATTTAACAGTGGCTGAGATCATTGGACAGCTATGGATTGCCAACAAAACAATTGGATTGAATACCGGTGATCATGCATCGCAAGCAAACAGAGCCGTGACCAATGTGGTGATGATGGGCATGGGTGAACCCCTGGCCAATTTTGATAATGTGGTAACCGCGCTGGACATCATGCTGGATGACCATGCTTATGGTCTTTCACGCCGGCGCGTGACGGTCAGTACATCCGGGCTAGTACCCGCCATTGATCGATTGCGCGAGCGTTGTCCGGTCGCTTTGGCGATTTCCTTGCATGCGCCGAACGATGCACTGCGCGATCAATTGGTGCCGATCAATAAGAAATATCCGATCAAAGAGCTGTTGGCTGCTTGTCAGCGCTATCTGCCGTCAGCGCCGCGCGATTTCATCACGTTCGAGTATGTCATGCTGGACGGTGTGAATGACAGTACCGCGCATGCGCGCGAGCTTATAAAACTGGTGCAGGATGTTCCCTGCAAATTTAATTTAATTCCGTTCAATTCATTTCCAGGTTCCGGTTTCAAGCGCTCAAGCGCCGAAGCTGTGCGGATTTTCCGCGATATATTGATGCAAGCAGGATTGGTGACTACGGTGCGGAAAACCCGTGGTGACGATATTGCGGCGGCCTGCGGCCAGCTTGCTGGGCAGGTAAAAGACAAAACACGCCGTACGGCTAATTTAAAGACAGAGGCGATGCAGTGAAAAAAAAGCTGTTATTTTTTTTTACACTGCTGCAATTTCTGATAGGGTTCAGTGGCTGCGTACAGCAGTCAACCAATAACGGCATGTCGGTTCAAGCAAACTCGGACCGGGCTTTCCAAAGTGCGAAGATTCATACGGAACTGGCGGCGGAATATTTCTATCGTGGCCAGCTCGATGTGGCGATCGAAGAAGTTAACGAAGCATTAAAAGCGCAATCCAATTATGCGCTTGCCTACAATGTGCTGGGGCTGATTAATATGACGTTGAGCGAAGATAGTAAAGCACTGGATAATTTTGAGCGTGCTATGCGTTTGGCGCCGAGGAATTCGGAAATTCGCAATAACTACGGATGGTTCTTGTGCCAGCGTTTTTCGCAACGCATGGATCAAGCTATTGATCATTTTATGACGGCTGCTAAAGATCCACTCTACGCAACACCGGAGATGTCTTATACCAATGCTGGGATTTGCGAGGCTAAGCGCCAGAATTACACTGAAGCAAAAGTTTTTTTACAAAAAGCATTATCCCTTAAATCCAATTATGCACCTGCGGCGATCGGATTGATTGATATCGATTTTCAACGCGGCAATTTAGCCGAAGCAAAATCCAAGCTTGCACTGTTTTTGCAAAATAACACGCAAACAGCCGAGAGTCTGCTGATGGCGATAAAGATTGAACAAGCGATGGGTAATCAATTAGCCGCTGAAAGCTACATTTTTCAGTTGCAGAAACATTTTCCGGAATCTAAAGAAACGGCCATGGTTCGAGAAGGAAGGATGAGATAATGACGATGACTGATGAAAAGAGCAGCAATAATCGTTCGTTTCCTGAGAATGCTTCACCGGATCCAGTGACGCATGGAAATGTGCAGATGACCGCGACGGAAACAATCGAGCCGTCATCAGATAAACCCGTGCATGATTTCAGTCCGCTGGCTTCCGGTTTGGATAGTCATCACAAGCAACTGCAAACGAATAATAATTACAACAGCATGAATACCTCATTTGACAACAAGCCGTCCAGAAATGAATTCAACGCTATGGATTCGGCGAGTGTGGTACAAAGCGTCGGGCACTTGCTGCGTAATGCGCGAACGGCCAAAGGTTTGAGTATTGATGATATATCGCGGCAATTGCGATTGTCGGCGCAACAAATTGAAGCGATTGAAAAAGAAGATTTCGAGAAATTACCCGGACGGACTTTCTTGCGTGGCTTTATCCGCAATTATGCCAATCTGGTTCAGCTGGATCCCGTTCCGCTGCTGCAAATGCTTCCCGAATCGACCCGAGTGATATCGACTTACGAGCGTACGCCGTTTAAAAACAAACAAATATCGTTTTCCTCGAATCGCGAGAAACCCGGCAATCATTCATGGATCATCGCGATCATTTTGTTTGTCATCATCTTGGGCGCGTATTTCCTTTTTGAAAACGGTGGCTGGAATAAAAATTCTGATATCAGCGCCGAAAGTGAAGAAAAGAAAACGGAATCCGCCACAGCCTCAGTAGAAATTCAGCTGCCTTTGCCGGGAGTGGTTAAAAATACATCCAATACACCCGACTCAACAACCAATAAGCCATTGGAAGTCAATAATCCGGCTCCTACCACGGAAAATACAGCGGCTCAGGCGGATGCAAAAACTGAAAGCGCGCCAGAAAATAAGCCCGCTGTTGAAAAAACTGAGAAAACTGAAAAAACCGCTGCTTTCGATAAAAACACTGGTCATTTATATTTTAAACTCACTGCGGATTCATGGATCAAAGTGGTGGATGGCAAAGGTGTGACCGTGTTCGAGCAGCTCAGAAAGAGCGGCAGCGAGCAGATTGTCACAGGTAAGCGGCCGCTATCCCTGGTCATTGGCAATGCATCAGGTGTCAATCTCACCTATAATGACAAGGAAATCGATATTTCATCCTACAAGAAACAAGGTGGAACTGCGCGTTTCACGCTCGAATAAAAGTGCCTGTAATCTTTTGATCTCAATACAATTAAATTATGCCTGAGAATAATTCTGCAATAAATCGCCGATCCAGTGTGGGTGTCCGGATTGGTTCTATCATGCTGGGTGGCGGTGCGCCGGTCGTAGTGCAGTCCATGACAAATACGGATACGGTTGACGAAGTTGCCACAACCGAGCAAGTCGCGCAGTTGGCGCGCGCTGGATCCGAACTGGTGCGTATCACCGTCAACTCCATGGAAGCGGCGAAAGCGGTGGCCGGAATCCGCGCGCGTTTGGATGATATGGGATGCCATGTGCCGCTGGTCGGTGATTTTCACTTCAACGGCCACAAACTACTGACCAGTTATCCCGATTGCGCCAAGGCTCTGGCGAAATTTCGTATCAATCCGGGAAATGTCGGTCACGGCAAGAAGCGCGATGAACAATTTGCGACCTTGATTGAAACCGCCTGTAAATATGACAAGCCGGTACGTATCGGTGTCAATTGGGGAAGCCTCGATCCGGAAATGCTGGCGCGTATCATGGATGAGAACGCCGCTTCCAGTGATCCGCAAGATGCGAAATATGTCATGCGCGAAGCGCTGATTACTTCTGCGCTGGAAAGCGCGGCAAAGGCGGAAGAAATCGGTTTGAACCGCAATAAGATTGTTTTATCGTGCAAAGTCAGCGGCGTGCAGGATTTAATCATGGTCTATCGCGAATTGGCTGCGCGTTGTGATTATGCGTTGCATCTGGGATTGACTGAAGCCGGCATGGGTTCCAAAGGGATCGTGGCATCCACGGCGGCACTGGCCGTGCTGTTGCAGGAAGGTATCGGCGATACGATCCGTATCTCGTTGACACCGGAACCGGGCGGCAGCCGTTCGCGCGAAGTGATTGTGGCACAGGAGATTCTGCAAACGATGGGATTGCGCGCGTTTGTTCCGCTGGTGGCGGCATGCCCGGGATGCGGCCGTACCACCAGCACGTATTTCCAAGAACTGGCGGAAAGTATCCAAGCGTATGTGCGTGACGAGATGGTGGTGTGGCGCGAGCAATACGATGGTGTTGAAAATATGTCACTGGCTGTGATGGGATGCGTGGTGAACGGCCCGGGTGAAAGCAAGCACGCCAATATTGGCATTAGCTTGCCGGGTTCCGGTGAAAATCCGGTAGCGCCGGTATTCGTGGACGGACAAAAAACCGTTACCTTGAAAGGCGACAATATCGCCAACGAATTCCGCGCGATTGTCGATCGATATGTCAGCGAAAAGTATCCGAGAAAAGCTGTCTGATGGCTAATGGTGTTAAAGCAATCCGCGGGATGAACGACATCCTGCCGGATGAATCGTATCTCTGGGCGTATTT
The DNA window shown above is from Nitrosomonas sp. Is35 and carries:
- the rlmN gene encoding 23S rRNA (adenine(2503)-C(2))-methyltransferase RlmN codes for the protein MTINLLNYDGKGLADLCATIGEKPFRAKQLLHWIHQSGTADFAAMSDLAKSLREKLAAMAVIELPQITYDSVAADGTRKWLLSVGSGNGIETVFIPEANRGTLCVSSQVGCALACTFCSTGKQGFNRNLTVAEIIGQLWIANKTIGLNTGDHASQANRAVTNVVMMGMGEPLANFDNVVTALDIMLDDHAYGLSRRRVTVSTSGLVPAIDRLRERCPVALAISLHAPNDALRDQLVPINKKYPIKELLAACQRYLPSAPRDFITFEYVMLDGVNDSTAHARELIKLVQDVPCKFNLIPFNSFPGSGFKRSSAEAVRIFRDILMQAGLVTTVRKTRGDDIAAACGQLAGQVKDKTRRTANLKTEAMQ
- the pilW gene encoding type IV pilus biogenesis/stability protein PilW; this encodes MKKKLLFFFTLLQFLIGFSGCVQQSTNNGMSVQANSDRAFQSAKIHTELAAEYFYRGQLDVAIEEVNEALKAQSNYALAYNVLGLINMTLSEDSKALDNFERAMRLAPRNSEIRNNYGWFLCQRFSQRMDQAIDHFMTAAKDPLYATPEMSYTNAGICEAKRQNYTEAKVFLQKALSLKSNYAPAAIGLIDIDFQRGNLAEAKSKLALFLQNNTQTAESLLMAIKIEQAMGNQLAAESYIFQLQKHFPESKETAMVREGRMR
- a CDS encoding RodZ domain-containing protein, which encodes MTMTDEKSSNNRSFPENASPDPVTHGNVQMTATETIEPSSDKPVHDFSPLASGLDSHHKQLQTNNNYNSMNTSFDNKPSRNEFNAMDSASVVQSVGHLLRNARTAKGLSIDDISRQLRLSAQQIEAIEKEDFEKLPGRTFLRGFIRNYANLVQLDPVPLLQMLPESTRVISTYERTPFKNKQISFSSNREKPGNHSWIIAIILFVIILGAYFLFENGGWNKNSDISAESEEKKTESATASVEIQLPLPGVVKNTSNTPDSTTNKPLEVNNPAPTTENTAAQADAKTESAPENKPAVEKTEKTEKTAAFDKNTGHLYFKLTADSWIKVVDGKGVTVFEQLRKSGSEQIVTGKRPLSLVIGNASGVNLTYNDKEIDISSYKKQGGTARFTLE
- the ispG gene encoding flavodoxin-dependent (E)-4-hydroxy-3-methylbut-2-enyl-diphosphate synthase; the protein is MPENNSAINRRSSVGVRIGSIMLGGGAPVVVQSMTNTDTVDEVATTEQVAQLARAGSELVRITVNSMEAAKAVAGIRARLDDMGCHVPLVGDFHFNGHKLLTSYPDCAKALAKFRINPGNVGHGKKRDEQFATLIETACKYDKPVRIGVNWGSLDPEMLARIMDENAASSDPQDAKYVMREALITSALESAAKAEEIGLNRNKIVLSCKVSGVQDLIMVYRELAARCDYALHLGLTEAGMGSKGIVASTAALAVLLQEGIGDTIRISLTPEPGGSRSREVIVAQEILQTMGLRAFVPLVAACPGCGRTTSTYFQELAESIQAYVRDEMVVWREQYDGVENMSLAVMGCVVNGPGESKHANIGISLPGSGENPVAPVFVDGQKTVTLKGDNIANEFRAIVDRYVSEKYPRKAV